A window from Cytobacillus sp. IB215665 encodes these proteins:
- a CDS encoding YaiI/YqxD family protein — protein MFVDADSCPVKSEIVEVAKNYVAEVTFIASYAHVSETDLGAKWVFVDSDKEAVDLHIMNKVCANDVVVTQDHGLASILLPKGVVVISPRGKIFHENNMDLMLQLRYISAKERRAGHHTKGPKAFSSNDRNYFIKSFKKILSKLAGIKS, from the coding sequence ATCTTTGTAGATGCTGATTCTTGTCCAGTAAAATCAGAAATTGTTGAAGTTGCAAAAAATTATGTCGCAGAAGTAACCTTTATCGCATCGTATGCACATGTCTCAGAAACTGACCTTGGAGCTAAGTGGGTCTTTGTTGATTCAGATAAAGAGGCAGTGGATTTACATATCATGAACAAAGTATGTGCAAATGATGTTGTCGTTACACAAGATCATGGATTGGCGAGTATTCTACTTCCGAAAGGTGTAGTTGTCATATCTCCACGTGGAAAAATCTTTCATGAAAACAACATGGATTTAATGCTACAGCTTCGGTATATTTCAGCAAAAGAACGGAGAGCCGGACACCACACAAAAGGTCCAAAAGCGTTTTCATCAAATGATCGTAACTATTTTATCAAATCTTTTAAAAAAATTTTGTCGAAACTTGCAGGAATTAAATCATAA
- the dnaG gene encoding DNA primase: protein MGNRIPEEVIQQLHHSTDIVDLISEYVQLKKQGRNYFGLCPFHGEKSPSFSVSPEKQIYHCFGCGAGGNAFSFLMELEGLSFVEAAERLAAKVDVDVTKYTTAPIEVAKSNESSKMLEAHDLLKKFYHHLLVNTKEGQDALDYLLNRGITKEMIEKFEIGYALDSWDFISKFLMKRGFSAILLEKAGLIVKKDAEGSFYDRFRNRIMFPIYDHQGRVVAFSGRVLGNEKPKYLNSPESSIFNKRKLLYNFHQSRLHIRKQQHVILFEGFGDVIAANKCGIEHSIATMGTSLTDEQARIIRRNVESITICYDSDNAGIEASFRASKLLSDEGCFVKIAQMPEGFDPDDYIQKYGSEKFNTDVIGASVSLMSFKMQYLRRGKNLQDEGERMRYIDEVLKEISIVDKAVERDHYIRQLSSEFSISLDALQQQLSQLQKQGHRKKDNHTWNSNKISFRTHTQTKLLPAFQNAERFLIAHMLRNKDIAFKVQQTIQGDFNIEEHRAIITYLYAFYEEGNDADVSSFIQRVQNGNLQKTVSEIAMLAINDDVSEQELTDYINHVLTYPKLLKLKEKELEKQNAEQQKDFVKAATIANEIIQISRSLK, encoded by the coding sequence ATGGGAAATCGAATTCCCGAAGAAGTTATCCAACAATTACATCACTCAACAGACATCGTTGATTTAATAAGTGAATATGTACAATTGAAGAAGCAAGGGAGAAACTATTTCGGACTTTGCCCATTCCATGGAGAAAAATCGCCTTCTTTTTCGGTCTCTCCAGAAAAGCAAATTTACCATTGTTTTGGATGCGGAGCTGGAGGAAATGCTTTTTCTTTTTTAATGGAACTTGAAGGTCTTTCCTTTGTAGAGGCAGCAGAACGGCTTGCAGCAAAGGTAGATGTTGATGTAACCAAATACACAACTGCTCCTATTGAAGTGGCAAAATCTAATGAGAGCTCTAAAATGCTTGAAGCGCATGACTTATTGAAAAAATTCTATCATCATTTACTTGTTAATACAAAAGAAGGTCAAGACGCCTTGGATTATTTGCTTAATCGAGGCATTACGAAAGAGATGATAGAAAAATTTGAGATTGGGTATGCCCTAGATTCTTGGGATTTCATTTCAAAGTTTCTGATGAAAAGAGGATTTTCCGCCATACTATTAGAAAAAGCAGGATTAATTGTTAAAAAGGACGCCGAAGGTTCATTTTATGACAGGTTCCGTAACCGTATTATGTTTCCGATATATGATCACCAGGGGCGTGTAGTAGCATTCTCTGGAAGGGTGCTTGGAAATGAAAAACCAAAGTATTTAAATAGTCCAGAAAGCTCTATTTTTAACAAAAGAAAACTATTGTATAACTTTCATCAATCAAGGTTGCATATAAGAAAGCAACAGCATGTTATTCTTTTTGAAGGGTTTGGAGATGTAATAGCTGCAAATAAGTGTGGAATTGAACATTCAATTGCAACGATGGGAACATCTTTAACTGATGAGCAAGCAAGGATAATAAGAAGAAATGTTGAATCAATTACGATTTGTTATGATTCTGATAATGCAGGAATCGAAGCATCCTTTCGTGCTTCAAAGCTATTATCTGATGAAGGATGCTTTGTGAAGATTGCGCAAATGCCTGAAGGCTTTGACCCTGATGACTACATTCAAAAATATGGATCAGAAAAATTTAATACCGATGTAATAGGGGCAAGTGTTTCGTTAATGTCATTTAAAATGCAATATTTAAGAAGAGGCAAAAACCTTCAAGATGAAGGGGAGCGCATGCGTTATATAGATGAAGTACTTAAGGAAATAAGCATTGTAGATAAGGCGGTTGAACGTGACCACTATATAAGGCAGCTATCTAGTGAGTTTTCTATATCATTAGACGCATTGCAGCAACAATTAAGTCAACTTCAAAAACAGGGACATCGTAAAAAGGATAACCATACATGGAATAGTAATAAAATATCATTTAGAACTCATACTCAGACAAAACTATTACCTGCATTTCAAAATGCAGAACGTTTCCTAATTGCACATATGCTTCGTAATAAGGACATTGCTTTTAAAGTTCAACAAACAATACAAGGCGACTTTAACATTGAGGAACATAGGGCAATAATTACTTATCTGTATGCATTTTATGAGGAAGGAAATGACGCTGACGTTAGCTCGTTCATCCAACGTGTCCAAAATGGAAACCTTCAAAAAACAGTATCAGAAATTGCAATGTTGGCTATTAATGATGATGTATCAGAGCAAGAGCTTACTGATTATATAAACCATGTATTAACATATCCAAAACTTTTGAAACTAAAGGAAAAAGAGTTAGAAAAACAAAATGCCGAACAGCAAAAAGATTTTGTGAAGGCTGCAACCATTGCGAACGAAATTATACAAATATCAAGATCTCTTAAATAG
- the rpoD gene encoding RNA polymerase sigma factor RpoD produces MAEKSARSKDIDTELTLDQIKEQLTEIGKKRGVLTYEEIAERMSGFEIESDQMDEYYEFLGEQGVELIGDGDEDKDPNIQDLAKEEEFDLNDLSVPPGVKINDPVRMYLKEIGRVDLLSAKDEISLAKRIEQGDEEAKRRLAEANLRLVVSIAKRYVGRGMLFLDLIQEGNMGLIKAVEKFDYEKGYKFSTYATWWIRQAITRAIADQARTIRIPVHMVETINKLIRVQRQLLQDLGREPTPEEIAEDMDLTPDKVREIQKIAQEPVSLETPIGEEDDSHLGDFIEDQDATSPSEHAAYELLKEQLEDVLDTLTDREENVLRLRFGLDDGRTRTLEEVGKVFGVTRERIRQIEAKALRKLRHPSRSKRLKDFLE; encoded by the coding sequence ATGGCTGAAAAGTCAGCTCGTTCTAAAGATATTGATACTGAATTAACACTTGACCAAATAAAAGAACAATTAACAGAGATAGGGAAGAAACGCGGGGTACTTACTTATGAAGAGATCGCCGAACGTATGTCTGGATTTGAAATTGAATCAGACCAAATGGATGAATATTATGAATTTTTAGGTGAACAAGGTGTAGAATTAATTGGTGACGGTGATGAAGATAAAGACCCCAACATCCAAGATCTAGCGAAAGAAGAAGAATTTGACCTTAATGACCTAAGTGTACCTCCAGGAGTAAAAATTAATGATCCAGTTCGGATGTATTTAAAAGAAATTGGACGTGTTGATTTGTTATCTGCTAAAGATGAAATATCTCTAGCTAAACGCATTGAACAAGGTGATGAAGAAGCAAAACGTCGTCTAGCAGAGGCAAACCTACGATTAGTTGTAAGTATTGCAAAGCGTTATGTTGGTCGTGGTATGTTGTTTCTTGACTTGATTCAAGAAGGCAACATGGGTTTGATCAAAGCGGTTGAAAAATTTGACTATGAAAAAGGATATAAATTTAGTACGTATGCAACCTGGTGGATTCGTCAAGCAATTACTCGTGCTATTGCAGATCAAGCGAGAACAATACGTATTCCTGTTCATATGGTCGAAACGATAAATAAATTAATTCGTGTTCAAAGACAATTATTACAAGATTTAGGTCGAGAACCTACTCCAGAAGAAATTGCTGAAGATATGGACTTAACACCAGATAAAGTTAGGGAAATCCAAAAAATTGCTCAAGAGCCTGTATCTCTTGAAACACCGATTGGGGAAGAAGATGATTCGCACCTAGGCGATTTTATCGAAGACCAAGATGCTACATCACCTTCTGAACATGCAGCGTATGAATTATTAAAAGAACAATTAGAAGATGTCTTAGATACGTTAACTGATCGTGAAGAAAATGTACTTCGCCTACGATTTGGTTTAGATGATGGTAGAACGCGAACACTAGAAGAGGTTGGCAAAGTTTTTGGAGTAACACGTGAACGTATACGACAAATCGAAGCAAAAGCACTGCGTAAATTAAGACATCCTAGTCGTAGTAAACGACTAAAAGATTTTCTAGAATAA
- a CDS encoding acyl-CoA dehydrogenase family protein yields the protein MNFDLTMEQQVLKKTIKEFAQEEVAPGAIQRDKNKMFPQEIFNKLAKLGLMGLPFPEEYGGAGADTISFAIVVEELSKACASTGITYSAHISLGGAPINLFGSDEQKELYLAPICNGESLGAFGLTEPNAGSDAGGTMTEAVEDGEEFVINGNKCFITNASFAKFLALTAVTSRSGDEKEISSIIVPTNKEGFSIIDNYEKMGLNASNTTELVLSNVRVPKENILGTRGNGLKQFLITLDGGRIGIGAMAVGIAQAAFEKAHAYANERVQFGKPISKLSAIQFKLADMALKIELARNMVYKAAWLKDHKKSFTKEAAMCKLYASEICMEVTSQAVQIHGGYGYMKEYQVERFMRDAKLLEIGEGTSEIQRLVIARQIGC from the coding sequence ATGAATTTTGATTTAACAATGGAACAACAAGTTTTGAAAAAAACCATAAAGGAATTTGCTCAGGAGGAAGTTGCTCCAGGAGCAATTCAACGTGATAAAAATAAAATGTTTCCTCAAGAGATATTTAACAAATTGGCAAAGTTAGGATTAATGGGTCTTCCATTCCCAGAAGAATATGGGGGGGCAGGTGCAGATACAATTAGTTTTGCAATAGTAGTTGAGGAATTAAGTAAAGCATGTGCCTCTACAGGAATAACCTATTCTGCACATATTTCCTTAGGTGGGGCACCTATTAATTTATTTGGTTCGGATGAACAGAAGGAACTTTACTTGGCTCCTATTTGTAACGGTGAATCGTTAGGGGCATTTGGGCTAACTGAACCAAATGCTGGATCTGATGCTGGTGGAACAATGACTGAGGCGGTAGAAGATGGTGAAGAATTTGTGATTAATGGTAATAAGTGTTTTATTACTAACGCTAGCTTTGCTAAATTCTTAGCATTAACTGCAGTTACAAGTAGAAGTGGGGATGAAAAAGAAATAAGTTCCATAATAGTTCCAACAAATAAGGAAGGCTTCTCAATCATTGATAATTATGAAAAAATGGGGTTGAACGCGTCAAATACTACAGAACTTGTATTAAGTAATGTTAGGGTTCCAAAAGAAAACATTTTAGGAACAAGAGGGAATGGCTTAAAACAGTTTTTAATTACGCTAGATGGAGGAAGAATTGGTATTGGTGCTATGGCAGTAGGAATTGCGCAAGCAGCATTTGAAAAGGCACATGCATATGCAAATGAAAGAGTTCAGTTCGGTAAACCCATCTCAAAATTGTCGGCCATTCAATTTAAGCTTGCTGATATGGCCTTAAAGATTGAGCTTGCTAGAAATATGGTATACAAAGCCGCCTGGCTGAAAGACCATAAAAAATCATTTACGAAAGAGGCTGCTATGTGTAAACTTTATGCTTCTGAAATATGTATGGAAGTTACTAGTCAAGCTGTACAAATTCATGGTGGCTACGGGTACATGAAAGAGTATCAAGTTGAACGTTTTATGAGGGATGCTAAGCTATTAGAAATTGGTGAAGGTACATCAGAAATTCAAAGGTTAGTCATTGCAAGACAAATTGGTTGTTAA
- the cccA gene encoding cytochrome c550, producing MNRNPLVPYALIAVLGIGLMLFLSFKGLGDAERIALGEEEPQEEVVQSPEEIYNGSCIGCHGGNYEGVAGPALLGVGDKLDLDQIKDILANGKGTMPGGLVPADQLDAMAEWLTTLK from the coding sequence ATGAACAGAAATCCACTAGTGCCTTATGCACTAATCGCGGTTTTAGGTATTGGTCTTATGTTATTCCTTTCTTTCAAAGGTTTAGGAGACGCTGAAAGGATTGCACTAGGTGAAGAGGAACCACAAGAAGAAGTCGTACAATCTCCAGAAGAAATTTATAATGGGAGCTGTATTGGCTGTCATGGAGGAAATTATGAAGGCGTAGCTGGTCCAGCGCTTCTAGGTGTTGGTGACAAGTTAGATTTGGATCAAATTAAAGATATTTTAGCAAACGGGAAAGGCACTATGCCAGGAGGGTTAGTTCCAGCTGATCAATTGGATGCAATGGCTGAATGGCTAACAACATTAAAATAG
- a CDS encoding tRNA (adenine(22)-N(1))-methyltransferase TrmK: protein MNELKLSKRLEAVAEYIPMGSKLADIGSDHAYLPCYAFLQQKITFAIAGEITQGPFQSAKDQVTSCHLNNVIDVRKGDGLSVVERGEVDCITIAGMGGLLIRDILETGKEKLSGVKRLILQPNVGAKHVRQWFILNGWELIAETILAEDEKIYEILVAERGAPYEPYEEDIEKGLLVGPFLLKENNDSFKRKWTNELKHWQMILAKLDNASHSYDNLTKKKELEQKITLVTEALT, encoded by the coding sequence ATGAACGAATTAAAGCTGTCGAAAAGATTAGAAGCTGTAGCAGAGTACATTCCAATGGGATCAAAGCTAGCTGATATTGGATCAGATCACGCATATTTACCTTGCTATGCTTTTTTACAACAAAAGATAACTTTTGCAATTGCAGGAGAAATAACTCAAGGACCGTTTCAATCTGCAAAAGATCAAGTGACCTCTTGTCATTTAAATAATGTGATAGATGTAAGAAAAGGTGATGGCTTGTCCGTAGTTGAACGAGGAGAAGTCGATTGTATAACCATTGCAGGAATGGGTGGACTGCTTATCCGTGACATTCTAGAAACAGGTAAAGAAAAGCTCTCTGGGGTCAAGAGATTAATTCTTCAACCTAATGTGGGAGCAAAGCATGTAAGACAATGGTTTATTTTAAATGGGTGGGAGTTAATTGCTGAAACCATTTTAGCGGAAGATGAGAAAATATATGAAATTTTAGTAGCTGAAAGAGGAGCACCATATGAGCCTTATGAAGAAGATATTGAAAAGGGTCTACTCGTAGGTCCATTTTTATTAAAGGAGAATAATGATTCATTTAAGCGAAAATGGACAAATGAATTAAAGCATTGGCAAATGATTTTAGCAAAATTAGATAATGCTTCTCACTCCTATGATAATTTAACGAAGAAAAAGGAACTTGAACAAAAAATTACTTTAGTAACGGAGGCTTTAACATGA
- a CDS encoding Nif3-like dinuclear metal center hexameric protein produces MKTPNGFEVIQLFEQFSPKHLAMEGDKIGLQIGTLNKPIRHVMVALDVLETVIDEAIENSVDLIIAHHPLIFRPLKNIVTDRPDGRIIEKCIKNNITIYAAHTNLDVAQGGVNDLLAKALELTKVEVLVPTFELNLKKLVVTVPEAHANQIKEAIGNAGAGFIGNYSHCTFSSEGVGTFLPKDKANPYIGTPGKLETVKEQRIETVFPENLEKKVLSAMLKAHPYEEVAYDIYPLDNKGEMKGLGRIGYLQSELTLGDFAAFVKSKLDVEGLRVVGNLQDKVKKVAVLGGDGNKYISQAKMRGADVYVSGDIYYHVAHDAMQAGLNIVDPGHNVEKVMKKGVVEMMRKQVASKNFKVNIVASEINTDPFTFM; encoded by the coding sequence ATGAAAACACCAAATGGATTTGAAGTTATTCAATTATTTGAGCAGTTTTCGCCTAAGCATCTGGCAATGGAGGGTGACAAAATTGGGCTTCAAATAGGAACACTAAATAAGCCTATTCGCCATGTAATGGTTGCATTAGATGTTTTAGAAACAGTTATTGATGAAGCGATAGAAAATAGTGTTGATTTAATTATTGCTCACCACCCACTTATTTTTAGACCATTAAAAAATATCGTTACTGATCGACCTGATGGAAGGATCATCGAAAAATGTATAAAAAATAATATAACAATCTATGCTGCTCACACAAATTTAGATGTTGCACAAGGTGGGGTGAATGATTTATTAGCTAAAGCACTTGAGCTTACAAAAGTAGAAGTATTAGTTCCTACTTTTGAGTTGAATTTAAAAAAACTAGTAGTAACTGTCCCAGAGGCTCATGCTAATCAAATTAAAGAAGCAATCGGCAATGCAGGGGCTGGATTTATCGGTAACTATAGCCACTGTACCTTCAGTTCAGAAGGTGTAGGCACATTTCTACCTAAGGACAAAGCTAACCCCTATATAGGAACACCTGGAAAATTGGAAACAGTAAAAGAACAGAGGATAGAAACGGTTTTCCCAGAAAACCTAGAAAAAAAAGTATTATCTGCAATGTTAAAAGCACACCCTTATGAAGAAGTAGCTTATGACATTTATCCACTTGATAATAAGGGAGAAATGAAAGGGTTAGGTAGGATCGGTTACTTACAAAGTGAACTCACACTTGGAGATTTTGCTGCTTTTGTAAAAAGCAAATTAGATGTGGAAGGTTTAAGAGTAGTAGGTAATTTACAAGACAAGGTTAAGAAAGTTGCTGTCTTAGGAGGAGACGGTAATAAGTATATTAGCCAAGCAAAGATGAGAGGTGCAGATGTGTATGTATCTGGTGATATATATTATCATGTTGCCCATGATGCAATGCAGGCTGGGTTAAATATTGTGGATCCAGGTCATAACGTCGAAAAAGTGATGAAAAAGGGTGTTGTAGAAATGATGCGTAAGCAAGTTGCATCGAAAAACTTTAAAGTGAATATTGTTGCTTCTGAAATAAATACAGATCCTTTTACATTTATGTAA
- a CDS encoding 4-hydroxy-3-methylbut-2-enyl diphosphate reductase, whose amino-acid sequence MEVVKITPRGYCYGVVDAMVIARNAALDKTLPRPIYILGMIVHNKHVTDAFEEDGIITLDGENRLDILSKVDKGTVIFTAHGVSPEVIKLAKEKGLVTIDATCPDVTKTHDLIRAKESEGYDIIYIGKKGHPEPEGAIGVAPQAVHLVANEEDVQNLSLNNEKIIVTNQTTMSQWDVGHIMEQVKEKYPQVEFHKEICLATQVRQEAVADQAGHADVTIVVGDPKSNNSNRLAQVSMEIAGTKAYRVADVTDINIDWIKDANKVAVTAGASTPTPITKEVIAFLENFNNSDESTWTRERKVPLHKILPKVKTPKS is encoded by the coding sequence ATGGAAGTAGTCAAAATTACTCCTAGAGGTTATTGTTATGGTGTTGTAGATGCCATGGTAATTGCTAGAAATGCAGCTCTAGATAAAACTTTACCAAGGCCAATATACATTTTAGGAATGATTGTTCATAATAAACATGTAACTGATGCATTTGAAGAAGACGGGATCATCACATTAGATGGAGAAAACAGACTTGATATTTTAAGCAAAGTAGATAAGGGTACAGTTATCTTTACCGCTCATGGCGTTTCACCTGAAGTAATAAAACTTGCAAAAGAAAAGGGGCTTGTGACAATTGATGCAACATGCCCAGACGTAACAAAAACTCACGACTTAATAAGAGCTAAAGAAAGTGAAGGCTATGACATCATCTATATAGGGAAGAAAGGACATCCTGAACCCGAAGGAGCTATTGGAGTTGCTCCTCAAGCTGTTCACCTCGTAGCGAACGAAGAAGATGTACAAAACCTTTCCTTAAATAACGAAAAAATTATTGTCACAAACCAAACGACGATGAGTCAATGGGATGTTGGCCATATTATGGAGCAAGTAAAGGAAAAATATCCACAGGTAGAATTTCACAAAGAAATTTGTTTAGCTACACAGGTTCGACAAGAAGCAGTTGCGGATCAAGCAGGACATGCAGATGTTACTATCGTTGTAGGTGATCCAAAAAGTAACAATTCCAATAGGCTAGCACAGGTTTCCATGGAAATAGCAGGAACAAAAGCTTACCGTGTTGCGGATGTGACTGACATAAATATTGATTGGATTAAAGATGCGAACAAAGTAGCAGTTACAGCAGGTGCATCGACACCAACACCTATAACTAAAGAAGTGATTGCATTTTTAGAAAACTTTAATAACTCAGATGAATCAACATGGACAAGAGAAAGAAAAGTGCCATTGCACAAAATATTACCTAAGGTAAAAACTCCAAAAAGTTAA